One window of Bactrocera tryoni isolate S06 chromosome 2, CSIRO_BtryS06_freeze2, whole genome shotgun sequence genomic DNA carries:
- the LOC120769166 gene encoding antigen 5 like allergen Cul n 1-like has translation MINVLNIGFYFVAFTIWPCVSVNAYYYCDKQKELCGTKKHFMCNQDDVPRAGELLGLLPLTDKIKRMYVDRHNEYRNKLAGGEQTFKGGEKFPKAARMREIIWDSELAYIAGHHAKRCNMKHDACRSTERFPGSGQNLHIMGTSVKPKTVANVVVQAVDDWWSEYLLVDDGNKMVEEFPKGAADWHAIGHFSAIANERAAFVGCGLALCQNCSFGSYCIEVTCNYSKTNVAGTFMYKKGNSSASECDHYESVQSSKYPHLCENTGKIFND, from the exons ATGATAAATGTTCTAAACATTGGCTTTTATTTTGTCGCTTTTACGATATGGCCTTGCGTTTCCGTCAAtgcttattattattgtgaTAAGCAGAAGGAGTTATGTGGcactaaaaaacattttatgtgTAATCAGGATGATGTG CCTAGGGCAGGGGAACTCCTTGGACTTTTGCCATTGACAGACAAAATAAAGCGTATGTATGTCGATCGACACAATGAGTACCGTAACAAACTAGCAGGGGGTGAACAAACTTTCAAAGGAGGTGAAAAATTTCCTAAAGCCGCGCGCATGCGTGAAATAATTTGGGATAGCGAGTTAGCGTACATAGCTGGACATCATGCAAAACGCTGTAATATGAAGCATGACGCCTGTCGTTCTACTGAGCGATTTCCAGGCTCCGGTCAAAATCTCCATATAATGGGCACAAGTGTAAAGCCAAAAACGGTAGCAAATGTGGTAGTGCAGGCGGTGGATGATTGGTGGAGCGAATATTTATTGGTGGATGATGGAAATAAAATGGTAGAAGAATTTCCAAAAGG CGCTGCAGACTGGCATGCTATTGGCCACTTCTCTGCCATTGCAAACGAACGTGCAGCTTTCGTCGGTTGTGGTCTGGCGCTATGTCAAAACTGTTCGTTTGGATCTTATTGTATTGAGGTTACCTGTAACTACTCAAAAACTAATGTAGCAGGCACATTCATGTACAAGAAAGGCAATTCATCAGCCTCCGAGTGTGATCATTATGAAAGTGTCCAGAGTAGTAAATATCCTCATCTTTGTGAAAATACCGGGAAAATATTCAATGATTAG